A region of Fibrobacter succinogenes subsp. succinogenes S85 DNA encodes the following proteins:
- a CDS encoding energy transducer TonB, with protein sequence MTQKRIYSALSFNKAFYIGLAVAILIHIATLLNPYFKKQEISTQRPDSPVMHAEKVYIAPPPPPEAPPVVKKVVRAKIIPKVVEKPVEEQPPEPEPIPKPVTETAPVAVAEPVVEAPPPAPPVVKEPPKPSADSVKMVTRTYLRSLKKQLEQIKDYPATAKRLKQEGTVRVRFTILADGKIEQIEVSESSRYSSLDNSALEAVANMGKFQPIPKLLEKERWRIEIPIQYKLNAGRS encoded by the coding sequence ATGACTCAGAAACGAATTTATTCAGCTTTGTCTTTCAACAAGGCCTTTTACATAGGGCTTGCCGTTGCAATCCTTATCCATATCGCCACACTTTTAAACCCGTATTTCAAGAAACAAGAAATCTCGACGCAACGCCCTGATAGCCCCGTAATGCATGCGGAAAAGGTCTATATCGCGCCCCCTCCGCCTCCAGAAGCGCCTCCGGTCGTGAAAAAGGTCGTTCGTGCTAAAATTATCCCGAAGGTCGTAGAAAAACCGGTCGAAGAACAGCCTCCTGAACCGGAACCAATCCCGAAACCGGTAACAGAAACGGCACCAGTCGCAGTTGCTGAACCTGTTGTCGAAGCGCCGCCTCCCGCGCCCCCCGTGGTCAAGGAACCGCCCAAACCTTCGGCAGATTCTGTGAAAATGGTGACCCGCACGTACTTGCGCTCGCTCAAAAAGCAACTGGAACAGATCAAGGATTACCCTGCGACGGCTAAGCGCCTAAAGCAGGAAGGCACGGTACGTGTGCGGTTTACCATCCTCGCCGATGGCAAGATTGAACAAATTGAAGTTTCGGAATCAAGCCGTTATTCGTCGCTGGACAATAGCGCCTTGGAAGCCGTTGCCAACATGGGCAAATTTCAACCTATTCCAAAACTTTTAGAAAAAGAACGCTGGAGAATCGAAATTCCAATCCAGTACAAACTTAATGCAGGGAGATCGTAA
- a CDS encoding MotA/TolQ/ExbB proton channel family protein, translated as MNFILDFVKQGGYIGYILVALNFIGYAIIIWKVISLIVFNKTVQPRLTDKVIHRVVTCNTDHHIITESIRTEIGLAFSPLTKGLTTVENIASISPMLGLLGTVVGIFNAFTVIAASGLDDPSAFATGIKFALVTTVLGLVVAIPHVIAFNYLNARMEQEQDEVENQVLLHLGKTLQERDAKRTESRNG; from the coding sequence ATGAACTTCATTCTCGACTTTGTCAAACAGGGCGGTTACATCGGCTACATCCTGGTTGCACTGAACTTTATCGGTTACGCCATCATTATCTGGAAGGTGATTTCGCTAATTGTCTTTAATAAAACCGTGCAGCCGCGTTTGACAGATAAAGTTATCCATCGCGTGGTGACCTGCAATACCGACCATCACATCATTACAGAAAGTATTCGCACTGAAATCGGCCTTGCGTTCTCTCCGCTCACAAAGGGCCTTACGACAGTCGAAAACATCGCATCTATTTCTCCTATGCTTGGCCTCCTCGGTACGGTGGTGGGCATTTTCAACGCATTTACGGTGATAGCGGCCTCGGGCCTTGATGATCCATCCGCTTTTGCGACGGGCATTAAGTTTGCTCTCGTGACAACGGTCCTTGGGCTTGTGGTCGCTATCCCGCACGTGATTGCGTTCAACTACCTGAACGCCCGCATGGAGCAGGAACAGGACGAAGTCGAAAACCAGGTGCTTTTGCACTTGGGCAAGACTTTGCAGGAACGTGACGCAAAGAGAACGGAGTCTCGCAATGGCTAA
- a CDS encoding ExbD/TolR family protein — translation MAKRRRRISLDMTPLIDCVFLLLVFFLVTSVFKQDKSVLKLLLPETSSEVKQEVSEGFFIELSETEIAINGELATVEILKNKSAAVQNKKAPVALKIDKKTPYEKVAEVLDVLQMEKIYNIQFVNELKKE, via the coding sequence ATGGCTAAAAGACGTCGTCGCATATCGCTGGACATGACGCCACTAATTGACTGCGTGTTTTTGCTGCTTGTCTTTTTCTTGGTGACGTCTGTCTTTAAGCAGGACAAATCCGTCCTCAAGCTTTTGTTGCCTGAGACTTCTAGCGAAGTCAAGCAGGAAGTTTCCGAAGGATTCTTTATAGAACTTTCAGAAACCGAAATCGCCATCAACGGTGAATTAGCGACAGTTGAAATTTTGAAGAACAAGAGCGCTGCCGTGCAAAACAAGAAAGCGCCGGTGGCCTTGAAAATCGACAAAAAGACTCCTTACGAAAAAGTCGCAGAAGTCTTGGATGTTCTCCAGATGGAAAAGATTTACAACATACAATTCGTCAATGAATTAAAAAAGGAGTGA
- a CDS encoding efflux RND transporter permease subunit yields the protein MSRIRINIEKVNEKFENFARFLISHRALLLVSFIALLAISIVGMKKIYVEASWDSYFIEGDPMLVETDKFKETFGNDYFVGVMVETEQSVLTPENLKLLRELSNELRDSLSYSDGKATSIVDLEYMLGTDEGMEIVQIVPEEIPTDAAGLAEIEKRLAAKPELAKKLISKDRKQAFINVKLRPFPEDSVWKAEGEAQGKKAEAPDMKTGRETSEIIAKEKYAPLHPLATGMPYLSHQKLKYIGEEMSRIFLITILCSIIVMFLVTRSLRGIVSPLITTFAGVIMTFGLVGYLGLYMDATNIMVPVILAFAVSIAYNIHIHSFFRKNMMLTGKRKESVLYAMKETGWSVLFSGLTTIVALLSFLSVMLKPIRSVGILSSIAVGFILLVALTVSPILLSFGKDKKPNAKVLEKGDTRMGIILNNLGQFVLTHGKPIAIIFAVITAISIYGVTKMEPAFDVERTMGRKVEYVNKMLYVAESEIGSFYSYDLVIDFGENDKAKEVDNLKKLEQLQDHAQKYPLTKRSTSILDILKDLDRTLNENRQEMYAIPETEEQVAQLLLLYENAGGSEASYWMDYDYKKLRLMVEISSYNSNELQKEIEDLQNFARELYPNAKVTAVGNLPQFTAMQQYLEVGQMTSFLISVVIVAVLLMIVFGSVRTGLIGMIPNIAPGIFVGGYLGFSNIPLDMMTATLIPMIIGLSVDDTIHFINHGHVEFDRCKDYKDSILKVFRAAGPALVMTTIIMVATFAGFTTSQATQMFNFGFVVFVGLVSALLADLFVTPLLIKKFKIFGK from the coding sequence ATGTCACGTATTCGAATAAATATCGAAAAGGTGAACGAAAAATTTGAAAACTTCGCAAGGTTCCTGATTTCGCACAGGGCCTTGCTTCTTGTTTCGTTTATAGCCTTGCTTGCGATTTCTATCGTGGGCATGAAAAAGATTTACGTCGAAGCCTCATGGGATAGCTACTTTATCGAAGGCGACCCGATGCTTGTCGAAACGGACAAGTTCAAGGAAACGTTCGGCAATGACTATTTCGTGGGCGTGATGGTCGAAACGGAACAGTCTGTTTTAACGCCGGAAAACTTGAAGCTTTTGCGCGAGCTTTCGAACGAATTGCGCGATAGCCTCTCGTATTCTGACGGTAAGGCAACATCGATTGTCGATTTGGAATACATGCTCGGTACGGACGAAGGCATGGAAATCGTGCAGATCGTGCCGGAAGAAATCCCGACAGATGCAGCGGGCCTTGCCGAAATCGAAAAGCGCCTCGCCGCAAAGCCGGAACTTGCGAAAAAGCTCATCTCTAAAGACCGCAAGCAGGCCTTTATTAACGTGAAGCTCCGCCCGTTCCCGGAAGATTCCGTGTGGAAGGCTGAAGGCGAAGCTCAGGGCAAAAAGGCCGAAGCTCCGGACATGAAGACGGGCCGCGAAACCTCTGAAATCATCGCCAAGGAAAAGTACGCTCCGCTGCACCCTCTTGCAACGGGTATGCCTTACTTGAGCCATCAGAAGCTCAAGTACATCGGCGAAGAAATGAGCCGTATTTTCCTCATTACGATTCTTTGCTCCATCATCGTGATGTTCCTTGTGACGCGTTCGCTCCGCGGAATCGTTTCTCCGCTGATTACCACGTTCGCGGGCGTCATCATGACTTTTGGCTTGGTCGGCTATCTCGGTCTTTATATGGATGCGACCAACATCATGGTGCCTGTCATCTTGGCGTTTGCCGTCTCCATTGCGTATAACATTCATATCCATTCTTTCTTCCGCAAGAATATGATGCTCACGGGCAAGCGCAAGGAATCTGTGCTTTACGCCATGAAAGAAACCGGCTGGTCAGTGCTGTTCTCGGGCCTCACGACGATTGTGGCACTTCTGTCGTTCCTGTCGGTGATGCTTAAGCCTATTCGCTCCGTGGGCATCCTCTCTTCTATTGCTGTTGGCTTCATTCTCCTTGTGGCTCTTACAGTTTCGCCGATTCTCTTGAGCTTTGGCAAGGACAAAAAGCCGAACGCCAAGGTGCTTGAAAAGGGTGATACGCGTATGGGCATCATCCTCAATAATCTCGGTCAGTTTGTTCTGACTCACGGAAAGCCGATTGCAATCATCTTTGCTGTGATTACCGCAATTTCGATTTATGGCGTCACCAAGATGGAACCCGCTTTTGACGTGGAACGCACTATGGGCCGCAAGGTCGAATACGTGAACAAGATGCTCTACGTTGCCGAATCTGAAATCGGTAGCTTCTACTCTTACGACTTGGTGATTGACTTTGGCGAAAATGACAAGGCTAAGGAAGTTGATAATCTCAAAAAGCTGGAACAGCTGCAGGATCACGCCCAAAAGTATCCGCTGACAAAACGTTCCACTTCCATTCTCGACATCTTGAAGGATTTGGACCGCACCTTGAACGAAAATCGTCAGGAAATGTACGCTATCCCGGAAACGGAAGAACAGGTGGCTCAGCTCTTGCTCTTGTACGAAAATGCCGGCGGTTCCGAAGCAAGCTACTGGATGGATTACGATTACAAGAAGCTCCGCTTGATGGTCGAAATCTCGAGCTACAACTCCAACGAACTCCAGAAGGAAATTGAGGACTTGCAGAATTTCGCACGCGAACTTTATCCGAATGCGAAGGTGACAGCTGTGGGTAACTTGCCGCAGTTTACCGCTATGCAGCAGTATTTGGAAGTAGGCCAGATGACATCCTTCCTCATCTCTGTCGTGATTGTGGCGGTGCTCTTGATGATTGTCTTCGGCAGCGTCCGCACGGGTCTCATCGGCATGATTCCGAACATCGCTCCGGGTATTTTCGTGGGCGGCTATCTCGGCTTTAGCAACATCCCGCTCGACATGATGACGGCTACGCTTATCCCGATGATCATCGGCCTTTCCGTGGACGATACGATCCATTTCATCAACCATGGCCATGTGGAATTTGACCGTTGCAAGGACTACAAGGATTCCATTCTCAAGGTGTTCCGTGCTGCAGGACCTGCTCTTGTAATGACAACGATTATCATGGTGGCGACATTTGCGGGCTTTACGACTTCGCAGGCCACGCAGATGTTCAACTTTGGCTTTGTGGTGTTTGTGGGCCTTGTCTCGGCTTTGCTTGCCGACCTGTTCGTGACACCGCTTTTAATCAAGAAGTTTAAAATTTTCGGAAAATAG
- a CDS encoding outer membrane lipoprotein-sorting protein: MKISKIAATLVVALSAMSMAQTNARDIMVKVKNRPDGDTRSSSMEMKLVNKSGNTRVRKITSYAMDVGEDTKTIMFFLYPNDVKGTGFLTVNYDDVNKEDDKWLYLPALKKTRRISGKSSKTDYFMGSDFTYDDIGKRNVDEDTHKLLREESADGFDYYVVESTPKKEGEIFSKKLVWIRKDCDVVAKVEFYDKLGKLHRQMVSSDIKKVDGFWTVGKMEMKNVQTGHSTELLFLDPKYNIQLDSKIFSVNKLERGL; the protein is encoded by the coding sequence ATGAAAATTTCAAAAATTGCTGCGACGCTCGTTGTCGCTCTCAGTGCAATGTCTATGGCTCAGACGAATGCCCGTGACATCATGGTCAAGGTCAAAAACCGCCCGGATGGTGACACGCGCTCTTCCTCGATGGAAATGAAGCTCGTGAACAAGAGCGGTAACACCCGTGTCCGCAAGATTACTTCGTATGCAATGGACGTGGGCGAAGATACCAAGACCATCATGTTCTTCCTTTACCCGAATGATGTGAAAGGCACGGGTTTCTTGACCGTGAACTACGATGACGTCAACAAGGAAGACGACAAGTGGCTCTATCTCCCGGCTTTGAAGAAGACACGCCGCATCAGCGGAAAGAGCTCCAAGACTGATTACTTCATGGGCTCCGACTTCACATACGATGATATCGGCAAGCGCAATGTCGATGAAGATACGCACAAGCTCTTGCGCGAAGAATCGGCAGACGGTTTCGATTACTACGTCGTCGAATCGACTCCCAAGAAGGAAGGCGAAATCTTCTCCAAGAAACTCGTCTGGATCCGCAAGGATTGCGATGTCGTCGCCAAGGTCGAATTCTACGACAAGCTCGGCAAACTCCATCGCCAGATGGTTTCTTCGGACATCAAGAAGGTTGACGGTTTTTGGACGGTCGGCAAGATGGAAATGAAGAACGTGCAGACGGGACATTCTACAGAACTCCTTTTCCTCGATCCGAAATACAACATCCAGCTCGATTCCAAGATTTTCTCTGTGAACAAGTTGGAACGTGGGTTGTAG
- a CDS encoding DUF1302 family protein, giving the protein MFKKTVFALLSAAIALSVHAQEDELSLQLNGFVDSYHALQVEHPHKIMSSRTRLRLEMRANYGEASLFSSVNLAYNSLIKDQSGAFLREAYFDYAGKYLEVKAGRQIITWGVADGLRLTDLISPMDYTEFMANDYDDIRVPVNAINLKYPGESFSAELVFVPVPEYFVMPSGEDNPWTMPLPANTSMDLSGTPEKRLKNSEVGGRLRFFLENLDFSLTALRTFNKSPVTIASFNPETKSAVIKGIYEPMNVVGGDVSIPAGELVIRGEVAAYFGEPIALKNSRDYWLRKTFNALLGIDWYAGDNWTFMFQYMHKVVMDYREVLGTEQNTSMLTARISKELLNNTLKLSVYGMYDVDNVGFYIRPAADYLLSDQITVSLGSDILGGRRGTFKTYKKNTQIWVKGKYFF; this is encoded by the coding sequence ATGTTTAAAAAAACGGTTTTCGCGTTATTGTCCGCAGCGATCGCCTTGTCCGTACACGCCCAGGAAGACGAGCTTTCTCTGCAGCTGAACGGCTTTGTGGATTCGTATCACGCGCTGCAGGTGGAACATCCGCATAAGATTATGTCTTCGCGGACGCGCCTCCGTCTAGAAATGCGTGCGAATTACGGCGAGGCTTCGCTTTTCTCGAGCGTCAATCTCGCGTACAACAGCCTCATCAAAGACCAGTCGGGAGCGTTCCTTCGCGAAGCGTATTTCGATTACGCCGGCAAATATCTTGAAGTCAAGGCGGGTCGTCAAATTATCACGTGGGGCGTTGCCGATGGGCTTCGCCTTACGGACTTGATTTCGCCTATGGACTACACGGAATTCATGGCGAACGATTACGACGACATTCGCGTGCCGGTGAACGCCATCAACCTCAAGTATCCTGGCGAAAGCTTCTCCGCCGAACTCGTCTTTGTGCCTGTTCCGGAGTACTTCGTGATGCCCTCGGGCGAGGACAATCCGTGGACGATGCCGTTGCCTGCGAATACGAGCATGGACTTGAGCGGTACTCCTGAAAAGCGTCTCAAGAACAGCGAAGTGGGTGGACGTCTGCGTTTCTTCCTGGAGAATCTCGATTTCTCGCTTACGGCGCTGCGCACTTTCAATAAGTCTCCCGTAACGATTGCAAGCTTCAATCCGGAAACGAAATCTGCCGTGATTAAGGGCATCTACGAGCCGATGAACGTTGTCGGTGGCGATGTCTCTATCCCGGCGGGTGAGCTTGTGATTCGTGGCGAGGTGGCTGCGTATTTTGGCGAGCCCATTGCCTTGAAAAATTCTCGCGATTACTGGCTGCGAAAGACGTTCAACGCATTGCTCGGTATTGACTGGTACGCGGGTGATAACTGGACGTTCATGTTCCAATACATGCACAAGGTCGTCATGGATTACCGCGAAGTGTTGGGAACGGAACAGAATACGTCCATGCTTACGGCTCGCATCTCCAAGGAACTCCTGAACAATACACTCAAACTTTCTGTTTATGGGATGTACGACGTCGATAATGTCGGTTTCTATATCCGTCCGGCGGCAGATTACCTGCTGAGTGACCAGATTACGGTCTCGTTGGGCTCTGATATTCTTGGCGGGAGGCGCGGTACGTTTAAAACTTACAAGAAAAATACGCAAATATGGGTAAAAGGTAAGTATTTCTTTTAG
- a CDS encoding helix-turn-helix domain-containing protein, producing the protein MLKPVPDKNLIQIQNTDFFSHYMLQNKTGTGHLLTYNVLPGLQVFYSNFHLKEFTFNFENQGKNLIVLHCHNGSAEWLNSDSMPKSMEENGLVLLDNMPASKTFKFPVHCYHGIAVVFSMDRCQCELMNMFKAVGVDFAALIEKIQPLTLPLKLPSSEHVSHIFSELYRLPKNIRLPYFKIKVLELILFLSRLDSEAKYETAALIPSAYKGKMELLREILRENVEEHLTLEQLSKQIEMSPTQMKKYFKLAYGDSIYSYLKTYRMKKATQLLLDGKFNVAEVASRVGYTNSSKFAQAFKEYTGCSPKEYKNKT; encoded by the coding sequence ATGTTAAAGCCCGTACCCGATAAGAATCTGATTCAAATCCAGAATACAGATTTCTTTTCTCATTATATGTTGCAAAATAAAACTGGGACGGGACATCTACTAACGTATAACGTATTGCCTGGGCTGCAAGTCTTCTACAGCAATTTCCACCTCAAGGAATTTACTTTCAACTTTGAAAATCAAGGCAAGAACTTGATTGTGCTTCATTGCCATAACGGCAGCGCAGAATGGCTGAATTCGGATTCCATGCCGAAATCCATGGAAGAGAATGGCCTCGTTTTGCTCGACAATATGCCGGCCAGCAAGACGTTCAAATTCCCGGTGCATTGCTACCATGGCATTGCGGTCGTGTTCTCGATGGACCGCTGCCAATGTGAACTCATGAATATGTTTAAGGCGGTCGGTGTTGACTTTGCAGCCCTTATCGAAAAAATCCAGCCGCTTACACTTCCGCTGAAACTCCCGTCTAGCGAGCACGTGAGCCATATTTTCTCGGAACTCTACAGGCTTCCGAAAAACATCCGCTTGCCGTATTTCAAAATCAAAGTGCTCGAGCTTATCCTCTTCTTGAGCCGTCTCGATTCCGAAGCCAAGTACGAAACGGCGGCGCTGATCCCAAGCGCTTACAAAGGCAAAATGGAACTCCTGCGCGAAATTCTCCGCGAAAATGTCGAAGAGCATTTGACGCTTGAACAGCTTTCCAAGCAAATCGAAATGAGCCCGACGCAAATGAAAAAGTATTTCAAGCTGGCGTACGGCGATTCCATTTATTCGTACCTCAAGACGTACCGCATGAAAAAAGCCACCCAGCTTTTGCTAGATGGCAAATTCAATGTCGCCGAAGTCGCAAGCCGCGTGGGCTATACAAACTCCAGCAAGTTCGCGCAAGCATTCAAGGAATACACCGGCTGCTCGCCCAAGGAATATAAGAACAAGACCTAA
- a CDS encoding sensor domain-containing diguanylate cyclase encodes MKFSIQTKILVLSLSSTLIGTLSLGILSTLFISKTTQRNSMQYMRDQANSEAAKLNNLFESHEKYTMAAAAGVFSQIKDDSTFLTNPNNLSRNINGIRERLKSTISSLSNTKSVFVRFNPDITHSSEGVYLVRNPSNGMFENHATTNIKQYSPSDVEHVGWYYKPIMTGNPIWLPPYYNKNINAYIISYVIPMFLDNKEIGVAGIDIDFDGMTKQLSQVHFMQSGFAFLEDSEGFVLYHPTLPNGLTFKPEEDQIMLSTPLINGMNLVTVAPILEINAQRNRHIRQSIIFILLLLAFTTAITIFFSRSITKPLKELTKEAKKMITGDMNAEFNIKQNDEIGELAKSFAAAKFHIIQHMKQMQGLAFQDSLTGVRNKMAYDSYLSELKDRIERGEVKSYGIAVLDTNNLKEINDTYSHENGNAYLVNSCKLICQIFTHSPVFRIGGDEFLVVLTGRDLENHSELMTQLKESMDLTKNASFPWKQISIACGLGIASYAKGTTIEETFNKADKNMYINKREIKIAEHRPLSRDEETHEEKHAESDTEKDDA; translated from the coding sequence ATGAAGTTTTCAATCCAGACAAAAATTTTAGTCCTATCACTTTCAAGCACGCTTATCGGCACACTATCGCTTGGAATTCTCAGCACGTTGTTCATCAGCAAGACGACTCAGCGCAACTCCATGCAATACATGCGGGACCAGGCCAACAGCGAAGCTGCCAAGCTGAACAATCTGTTTGAATCCCACGAAAAATACACGATGGCTGCGGCTGCGGGCGTTTTTTCCCAGATCAAGGACGATTCAACCTTTTTGACGAACCCTAACAATTTGTCTAGAAACATCAATGGCATTAGAGAACGTCTTAAGTCAACCATAAGCAGCCTCTCTAACACAAAAAGCGTATTTGTCAGATTCAACCCGGACATCACACACTCCAGCGAAGGAGTTTACCTCGTCCGAAATCCATCCAACGGGATGTTCGAAAACCACGCTACTACAAACATCAAGCAATACAGCCCATCGGATGTAGAACATGTAGGATGGTACTACAAGCCGATCATGACAGGAAATCCGATTTGGCTTCCGCCTTACTACAACAAGAACATCAACGCTTATATCATCTCTTACGTTATTCCGATGTTCCTGGACAACAAGGAAATTGGCGTCGCAGGCATCGACATTGACTTTGACGGAATGACCAAGCAGCTTTCACAGGTGCACTTTATGCAAAGCGGTTTTGCCTTCTTGGAAGATAGTGAGGGCTTTGTGCTTTACCACCCCACCCTCCCCAACGGTCTAACATTCAAGCCAGAAGAAGACCAGATTATGTTATCAACACCTCTTATTAACGGGATGAACCTAGTTACTGTAGCACCGATTCTTGAAATCAACGCCCAGCGAAATAGGCACATCAGACAAAGCATCATCTTTATTTTACTCCTCCTTGCATTCACAACCGCCATCACGATTTTCTTCTCGAGAAGCATTACAAAGCCGCTCAAGGAGCTCACGAAAGAAGCAAAGAAGATGATTACCGGTGACATGAACGCCGAATTCAACATCAAGCAGAATGATGAAATTGGAGAACTTGCTAAGAGCTTTGCGGCCGCAAAATTCCACATCATCCAGCACATGAAGCAAATGCAGGGACTCGCCTTCCAAGACTCGCTCACAGGCGTGCGCAACAAGATGGCTTATGACAGCTACCTTTCCGAGCTCAAGGACCGCATTGAAAGAGGCGAGGTGAAATCGTACGGCATCGCAGTTCTCGACACGAACAACCTCAAGGAAATCAACGACACTTACAGCCATGAAAACGGAAACGCCTATCTTGTGAATTCCTGCAAGCTGATTTGCCAGATTTTCACGCACAGCCCCGTCTTTAGAATTGGCGGCGACGAATTCCTGGTAGTCCTTACGGGCAGGGATTTAGAAAATCACTCCGAGCTTATGACACAACTCAAGGAAAGCATGGACTTGACTAAAAACGCTTCGTTCCCGTGGAAACAGATTTCAATTGCTTGCGGACTTGGAATTGCATCTTACGCCAAGGGAACGACGATTGAAGAGACGTTCAACAAGGCCGATAAGAATATGTACATCAACAAGCGTGAAATCAAGATTGCCGAACATAGACCGCTTAGCCGTGATGAAGAAACGCACGAAGAGAAGCACGCCGAAAGCGACACGGAAAAAGACGACGCTTAA
- a CDS encoding sensor domain-containing diguanylate cyclase: MTLALSGLILCALAFGGLCLFTTDKVVHEGTERNLHALTNTETLKINSRLKSIEQYVNTLEIAISGMLDSLEQLTDETLLAEFTEKSRELIRLTIGNTEKAVAAYLRFNPKLTPPTSGIFMTKTSKDHNLKFVDPTDFSKYDPSDIEHVGWYYVPVQTKRPTWMQPYMNKNTGIYMISYVIPLFKFNQEIGIVGVDIDFDYITQEIASIRLFDNDYAFIADKNGSILFHPSIPRGRPYTLPDNNLLVHNKLINGMDLTFVIPKTSITADRNSLIKNLVLITMLILVIFIFASLIFANSITKSLKLLTDYANRLIDGKMGIELNITRNDEIGDLAQSFVKAKMRLAETMGHIKGLAFRDPVTSVRNRNSFDHYIAEFSMRASSGEIKSYGILVASVDNLFKIKNKFGNTKAITLLQTASRLICTTFDHSPVFRVNEDEFIVVLTNDDLKNRKELEEKLASSVKNTANAENPWEQVRLSIGIAICEDTQSSSLSEQLANAENNMLKSRNAIE; this comes from the coding sequence TTGACACTTGCTCTTTCAGGGCTAATTCTCTGCGCACTTGCATTCGGAGGACTCTGCCTGTTCACTACGGACAAGGTTGTCCATGAAGGAACGGAACGAAACCTCCACGCCCTGACAAACACCGAAACCCTAAAAATAAACAGCCGTCTCAAAAGCATCGAGCAATACGTCAACACGCTAGAGATTGCCATCAGCGGCATGCTGGACAGCCTTGAACAGCTGACTGACGAAACGTTGCTTGCGGAATTCACCGAAAAGAGCCGCGAACTCATCCGCCTCACTATCGGCAATACCGAAAAGGCGGTAGCCGCCTACTTGCGGTTCAATCCCAAGCTTACGCCCCCGACTTCGGGCATATTCATGACAAAGACGTCGAAAGACCACAACCTCAAATTTGTCGACCCCACCGACTTTTCAAAGTACGACCCGAGCGACATCGAGCATGTCGGCTGGTATTACGTACCGGTACAGACAAAGCGGCCCACGTGGATGCAGCCCTACATGAACAAGAACACCGGCATCTACATGATTTCGTACGTCATTCCGTTGTTCAAGTTCAACCAGGAAATCGGCATTGTCGGTGTTGATATCGACTTTGACTACATCACACAGGAAATTGCGTCCATAAGGCTTTTTGACAACGACTACGCATTCATCGCCGACAAGAACGGCAGCATTCTTTTCCATCCAAGCATTCCGAGGGGGAGGCCCTACACACTCCCCGACAACAACCTCCTCGTTCACAACAAGCTCATCAACGGGATGGACTTGACGTTCGTCATTCCCAAGACATCCATTACCGCAGACCGAAATAGCCTCATCAAAAATCTCGTGCTGATTACGATGCTGATTCTGGTCATCTTTATTTTCGCTTCGCTCATTTTTGCAAATTCAATTACGAAATCCCTCAAACTCCTGACCGATTACGCAAACAGGCTCATCGACGGCAAGATGGGAATTGAGCTCAACATCACCAGAAACGATGAAATCGGAGACCTCGCCCAAAGTTTTGTCAAGGCAAAAATGAGGCTCGCCGAAACGATGGGACATATCAAGGGGCTCGCCTTCAGGGATCCGGTGACAAGCGTCCGCAACAGGAATTCATTTGACCATTACATCGCAGAATTCAGCATGCGCGCTTCTTCAGGAGAGATCAAGTCTTACGGGATTCTCGTTGCAAGCGTTGACAACCTTTTCAAGATTAAGAACAAGTTCGGCAATACAAAGGCTATCACGTTATTGCAAACTGCAAGCAGGCTCATCTGCACCACATTTGACCACAGCCCCGTATTTAGAGTAAATGAAGACGAATTTATCGTCGTCCTCACAAACGACGATTTAAAGAACCGCAAGGAACTTGAAGAAAAATTGGCGAGCAGTGTAAAGAACACCGCCAACGCAGAAAACCCGTGGGAACAAGTTCGCCTGTCCATCGGCATTGCCATTTGCGAAGACACGCAATCGTCTTCACTTTCTGAGCAGCTTGCCAATGCCGAAAACAACATGTTGAAAAGCCGTAACGCAATCGAGTAA
- a CDS encoding DUF167 domain-containing protein — MRINIKVHARSKRESVTPQPDGSYKVEVKAPPVDGAANAAICELIADYFHVHKRDVSVVMGSTNNKKVIEILGK; from the coding sequence ATGAGAATCAACATCAAGGTACACGCGCGCAGCAAGAGAGAGAGCGTCACACCTCAGCCCGACGGGAGCTACAAGGTTGAGGTCAAGGCGCCGCCAGTCGACGGAGCCGCGAATGCGGCAATTTGCGAACTGATAGCCGATTACTTCCACGTCCACAAGCGAGATGTTTCGGTTGTCATGGGCTCCACAAACAACAAAAAGGTCATCGAAATTTTGGGGAAATAG